In Gimesia benthica, a single window of DNA contains:
- a CDS encoding EF-hand domain-containing protein, whose amino-acid sequence MKYLIAFVAVAGLITTGVSSQQPRGRGDRECHRPGGHPPDPFMVLFDTDQDGRISTNEMDQSAVALKNLDRDQDGSLTREELPRPPRPAEDQGHRRDDRHGPPPMERGRHQHAERPGHHGPPQREERPDAHHDRPRHGHDRHERDRREQGRPGPSSDRNHHEGRPHHGPPRENFPRENFPRENSPRPTRPDRDHIDAPLPPAVSENVPAGTVIIEGGYETDPRDHGRPVNLIAAALGVEPQVFRDAFSNVRPARNGAPTEARARANKEVLLAALGKYGITNERLDEVSNYYRYQPHNGEVWKRTPASATAVIKDGKVTGFKITRAGSGYTTPPRITVAGYPDLQVTAALQFGQDFSQNGSLKSLAIK is encoded by the coding sequence ATGAAATACCTCATTGCGTTTGTTGCTGTCGCGGGATTAATTACTACCGGCGTCTCATCTCAACAGCCACGTGGCAGAGGAGATCGTGAATGTCATCGCCCGGGAGGTCATCCACCTGATCCCTTTATGGTCCTGTTCGATACCGATCAGGATGGCCGCATCTCCACCAACGAAATGGATCAGTCCGCAGTCGCCCTCAAAAATCTCGACCGCGATCAGGATGGCAGCCTGACCCGGGAAGAACTTCCCCGTCCTCCCCGCCCTGCAGAAGATCAAGGACATCGACGCGATGATCGTCACGGACCGCCCCCCATGGAGCGAGGCAGACATCAACATGCAGAACGTCCCGGACATCATGGCCCCCCGCAGCGGGAAGAACGACCAGACGCCCATCATGACCGCCCGCGCCACGGGCATGATCGACATGAACGTGACCGTCGCGAGCAAGGTCGCCCGGGTCCGTCCTCTGATCGCAACCATCATGAAGGCCGCCCTCACCACGGTCCACCCAGAGAAAATTTCCCACGAGAAAATTTCCCACGCGAGAATTCTCCGCGACCGACCCGTCCCGATCGTGATCACATTGACGCACCACTTCCCCCTGCTGTTTCCGAGAACGTCCCCGCAGGTACCGTGATCATTGAGGGAGGCTACGAAACCGATCCCCGGGATCATGGTCGCCCTGTGAACCTGATCGCCGCTGCCCTGGGAGTCGAACCCCAGGTCTTTCGTGATGCATTCAGCAACGTCCGTCCCGCCCGCAACGGTGCCCCCACGGAAGCCCGGGCCCGCGCCAACAAAGAGGTCCTGCTGGCGGCCCTCGGCAAATACGGCATCACCAATGAGCGACTGGACGAAGTCTCCAACTACTACCGCTATCAGCCCCACAACGGGGAGGTCTGGAAACGAACGCCCGCTTCAGCGACCGCCGTCATCAAAGATGGTAAGGTGACTGGTTTCAAAATCACGCGCGCCGGCTCCGGTTACACGACGCCGCCACGGATTACCGTCGCCGGCTATCCCGATCTGCAGGTTACCGCGGCCCTCCAGTTCGGACAGGATTTTTCACAGAACGGCAGCTTGAAATCACTGGCCATCAAATAG